A stretch of the Oceanicola sp. D3 genome encodes the following:
- the nusA gene encoding transcription termination factor NusA: MAITSANQLELLQTAEAVAREKMIDPGLVIEAMEESLARAAKSRYGAEMDIRVAIDRKTGRATFTRIRTVVGEPDLENYQAEMTHEAAKQSLGTHGKDYIVVSGMSQPEAEDEEPRPIRRFLLRTPSEIDKALAEGVDQTAPPADGDELVDEVPPVEMGRIAAQSAKQVILQKVREAERDRQYEEFKDRAGTIINGLVKREEYGNVIVDIGAGEAVLRRNEKIGRESYRPGDRIRVYIKDVRREQRGPQIFLSRTAPEFMAELFKMEVPEIYDGIIEIKAVARDPGSRAKIAVISYDGSIDPVGACVGMRGSRVQAVVNELQGEKIDIIPWNDDQPTFLVNALQPAEVSKVVLDEEAGKIEVVVPDEQLSLAIGRRGQNVRLASQLTSLDIDILTEEEESARRQAEFEERTKLFMDTLDLDEFFAQLLVSEGFTSLEEVAYVELDELLVIDGVDEGTAGELQARARDYLEEQNRKALEHARELGVEDSLVSFEGLTPQMIEALAEDGVKTLEDFATCADWELAGGWTTVDGERVKDDGILEKFDLSLEEAQNMVMSARISLGWVDPAELDASEDEGEESEAAAEAEEAGA; this comes from the coding sequence ATGGCCATTACTTCCGCAAACCAGCTGGAGTTGCTGCAAACTGCCGAGGCAGTCGCCCGGGAAAAGATGATCGACCCTGGCTTGGTCATCGAAGCGATGGAAGAAAGCCTCGCCCGTGCCGCCAAGTCGCGCTACGGCGCAGAGATGGACATCCGCGTGGCGATCGACCGCAAGACCGGGCGCGCCACCTTCACCCGCATCCGCACCGTCGTTGGCGAGCCTGATCTGGAAAACTATCAGGCCGAAATGACCCATGAGGCCGCCAAGCAGAGCCTCGGCACCCACGGCAAAGATTACATCGTCGTCTCCGGCATGTCGCAGCCCGAGGCCGAAGATGAAGAGCCCCGCCCGATCCGTCGCTTCCTCCTGCGCACCCCGTCCGAGATCGACAAGGCACTGGCCGAAGGCGTCGACCAAACCGCACCGCCCGCCGATGGCGACGAGCTGGTCGACGAGGTTCCGCCTGTCGAGATGGGCCGGATCGCCGCGCAATCGGCCAAGCAGGTCATCCTGCAAAAGGTCCGCGAAGCCGAGCGTGATCGTCAGTACGAAGAGTTCAAAGATCGCGCCGGCACCATCATCAACGGTCTGGTGAAGCGCGAAGAGTATGGCAACGTCATCGTCGATATCGGCGCGGGCGAGGCGGTGCTGCGCCGCAACGAGAAGATCGGCCGCGAAAGCTATCGCCCCGGCGACCGCATCCGGGTGTATATCAAGGACGTGCGCCGCGAGCAGCGCGGCCCGCAGATTTTCCTGAGCCGCACCGCGCCCGAGTTCATGGCTGAGCTGTTCAAGATGGAAGTGCCCGAAATCTACGACGGCATCATCGAGATCAAGGCCGTGGCCCGTGATCCCGGCTCCCGCGCCAAAATCGCCGTCATCTCCTACGATGGCTCGATCGACCCGGTCGGTGCCTGTGTTGGTATGCGCGGCAGCCGCGTGCAAGCCGTGGTCAACGAGCTTCAGGGCGAGAAGATCGACATCATCCCCTGGAACGACGATCAGCCCACCTTCCTCGTCAACGCCCTGCAGCCCGCCGAGGTCTCCAAGGTGGTGCTCGACGAAGAGGCCGGCAAGATCGAGGTCGTGGTGCCCGACGAGCAGCTTTCGCTCGCCATCGGTCGCCGTGGCCAGAACGTGCGCCTCGCATCGCAGCTCACCTCGCTCGACATCGATATCCTCACCGAGGAAGAAGAGAGCGCCCGCCGGCAAGCCGAGTTCGAAGAGCGCACCAAGCTCTTCATGGATACCCTCGATCTGGACGAATTCTTCGCCCAGCTGCTGGTGTCCGAAGGCTTCACCTCGCTCGAAGAGGTCGCCTATGTCGAGCTTGACGAGCTGCTGGTGATCGACGGTGTCGATGAAGGCACCGCCGGAGAGCTTCAGGCCCGTGCCCGCGACTATCTCGAAGAGCAAAACCGCAAGGCGCTTGAGCATGCCCGTGAACTTGGCGTCGAAGACAGCCTAGTCAGCTTCGAGGGCCTCACACCCCAGATGATCGAGGCGCTGGCCGAAGATGGCGTGAAAACGCTCGAAGATTTCGCCACCTGCGCCGACTGGGAGCTGGCAGGCGGATGGACAACCGTGGATGGCGAGCGTGTGAAGGACGACGGCATTCTGGAAAAATTCGACCTCTCGCTGGAAGAAGCGCAAAACATGGTCATGTCGGCCCGCATTTCGCTGGGCTGGGTCGATCCTGCCGAACTGGACGCATCCGAGGATGAGGGTGAAGAGTCCGAAGCTGCTGCTGAAGCAGAGGAGGCCGGAGCCTGA
- the rimP gene encoding ribosome maturation factor RimP: MTDLIAKTGMDQRMAEIVSPVLEGMGFELVRLRLMGGKTANLQIMAEKPEGGIEVDDCARISTAVSAVLDVEDPIEDEYTLEVSSPGIDRPLTRLKDFDRWEGYEAKLETTEMIDGRRRFKGELAGTEGSEVLIEIEEHGEPLTIGLQFDWLSDAKLVLTDELIRDVLRHRKDAGEVDETQFDEVQTLMDGQEDN, encoded by the coding sequence ATGACCGACCTTATCGCCAAGACCGGAATGGATCAGCGCATGGCCGAGATCGTCTCGCCCGTGCTTGAAGGCATGGGATTCGAGCTGGTGCGCCTGCGCCTCATGGGCGGCAAAACGGCGAACCTTCAGATCATGGCCGAGAAGCCCGAGGGCGGCATCGAGGTGGATGACTGCGCCCGCATCTCCACCGCCGTTTCCGCCGTGCTCGACGTCGAAGACCCGATCGAGGATGAGTATACGCTCGAAGTTTCCTCCCCCGGCATCGACCGGCCCCTGACCCGGCTCAAGGATTTTGACCGCTGGGAAGGCTACGAGGCCAAGCTCGAAACCACCGAAATGATCGACGGCCGCCGCCGCTTCAAGGGCGAGCTGGCGGGCACCGAGGGCTCCGAAGTGCTGATCGAGATCGAAGAGCACGGCGAGCCGCTCACTATCGGCCTGCAGTTTGACTGGCTCTCCGACGCCAAGCTCGTGCTCACCGACGAACTCATCCGCGACGTGCTGCGCCACCGCAAGGACGCCGGCGAAGTCGACGAAACCCAATTTGACGAGGTGCAAACCCTCATGGACGGTCAGGAGGACAACTGA
- the pip gene encoding prolyl aminopeptidase: MDKNAGHNSAYRHLYPAISPFDQRMIDMPGGHSIYVEQCGNPQGIPAVVLHGGPGGGCSPAMRRYFDPERYRVVLFDQRGCGRSRPFASVENNTTQDLIADIERIREILGIDRWVVFGGSWGATLSLLYAQAHPEHAAYLVLRGVFLMTQRELQWFYGGGAARFFPDVWKRFIEFIPEAEHEDFIAAYNKRLFCGDLMEETRLAQRWAGWENALASMESHSHIGEGSGSYARAFARIENHYFSNAGFLRQDGQILADMPEIAHIPGTVVQGRYDMICPPEAAQALCERWPRGTLRMIPNAGHALSEPGISAELVRATRGIAKAPELYGF, translated from the coding sequence ATGGACAAAAACGCGGGTCATAACAGCGCATACCGTCACCTCTACCCGGCGATCAGCCCGTTCGACCAGCGGATGATCGACATGCCGGGCGGCCACTCGATCTATGTCGAGCAATGTGGCAATCCGCAGGGGATTCCGGCGGTGGTGCTCCACGGCGGCCCCGGTGGCGGCTGCTCCCCCGCCATGCGCCGCTATTTCGACCCGGAGCGGTATCGCGTGGTGCTCTTCGATCAGCGCGGTTGCGGCCGCTCGCGCCCCTTTGCCTCGGTCGAAAACAACACCACGCAAGACCTGATCGCCGACATCGAGCGCATCCGCGAAATCCTCGGCATTGATCGCTGGGTCGTGTTCGGCGGCAGCTGGGGCGCCACGCTTTCCCTGCTCTACGCGCAGGCCCACCCCGAGCACGCCGCCTACCTGGTGCTGCGCGGCGTCTTCCTGATGACCCAGCGCGAGCTGCAATGGTTCTACGGCGGCGGCGCGGCGCGGTTCTTCCCCGATGTCTGGAAGCGGTTCATCGAATTCATCCCCGAGGCCGAGCACGAAGATTTCATCGCCGCCTACAACAAGCGCCTCTTCTGCGGCGACCTGATGGAAGAAACCCGCCTCGCGCAGCGCTGGGCGGGGTGGGAGAATGCGCTCGCCTCGATGGAGAGCCACAGCCACATAGGCGAAGGCTCCGGCAGCTACGCCCGGGCCTTTGCGCGGATCGAAAATCACTACTTCTCCAACGCCGGCTTTTTGCGGCAAGACGGCCAGATCCTCGCCGACATGCCCGAAATCGCCCACATCCCCGGCACGGTGGTGCAAGGCCGTTACGATATGATCTGCCCCCCCGAGGCCGCGCAAGCCCTCTGCGAGCGCTGGCCCCGCGGCACCCTCCGCATGATCCCCAACGCCGGCCACGCCCTCTCTGAGCCGGGAATATCTGCGGAACTGGTGCGAGCAACGCGGGGGATTGCCAAGGCACCCGAGCTTTACGGCTTCTAA
- the ubiG gene encoding bifunctional 2-polyprenyl-6-hydroxyphenol methylase/3-demethylubiquinol 3-O-methyltransferase UbiG codes for MAVDTTDPAELAKFEAMAAEWWDAEGKFKPLHMMNPVRLDYICDQIAAEFDRDRAGTEPFSGLCVLDIGCGGGLLSEPMARMGAEVVGADAAAGNIPVAKVHAEQSGLEIDYRHTTAEALAEAGEQFDVVLNMEVVEHVASPPDYLEACQKLLKPGGLMICSTINRNPKSFAVAIVGAEWVMRWLPKGTHDWKKFITPDELYELLRGAGLDPVDRKGFVFNPLAWSWSMSDRDLSVNYVTASVKAA; via the coding sequence ATGGCAGTCGACACGACAGACCCGGCAGAGCTGGCCAAATTCGAGGCGATGGCGGCGGAATGGTGGGATGCGGAGGGCAAGTTCAAGCCGCTGCACATGATGAACCCGGTGCGGCTGGATTACATCTGCGACCAGATCGCCGCCGAGTTTGACCGGGATCGGGCCGGAACAGAGCCTTTTTCCGGGCTTTGTGTGCTGGACATCGGCTGCGGTGGCGGTCTGCTGAGCGAGCCGATGGCGCGGATGGGGGCCGAGGTGGTGGGCGCGGATGCCGCCGCGGGCAACATCCCCGTGGCGAAGGTTCATGCCGAGCAGTCGGGGCTGGAGATTGACTATCGTCACACCACCGCAGAGGCGCTGGCCGAGGCCGGCGAGCAGTTTGACGTGGTGCTGAACATGGAGGTGGTGGAGCACGTGGCCTCGCCGCCCGACTACCTGGAAGCCTGCCAGAAACTGCTTAAGCCCGGTGGGCTGATGATTTGCTCCACCATCAACCGCAACCCTAAGAGCTTTGCCGTTGCGATTGTGGGCGCAGAATGGGTGATGCGCTGGCTGCCCAAGGGCACGCATGACTGGAAGAAGTTCATCACGCCCGATGAGCTTTACGAGTTGCTGCGTGGCGCGGGGCTTGATCCGGTGGATCGGAAGGGGTTTGTCTTCAATCCGCTCGCCTGGAGTTGGAGCATGAGTGACCGCGACCTGAGCGTCAACTACGTGACGGCGAGTGTGAAGGCGGCGTAA
- a CDS encoding MarR family winged helix-turn-helix transcriptional regulator, whose product MIALSKAPDPCMAVEISDTLAVALFSELLTAEQLARNRMSKALPKGMEISHFSVLNHLAHIGEERSPAQLAQAFHLTRGAMTNTLNKLEWAGYVHIRPDWDDARRKMVSISPSGRAARDAAIASVSPVIAAIVSEIGSDKVRSMLPVMRELRQKLGAREEP is encoded by the coding sequence ATGATCGCCCTTTCGAAGGCCCCTGACCCCTGCATGGCTGTTGAAATCTCAGATACTCTGGCCGTCGCGCTGTTTTCCGAACTGCTCACCGCCGAGCAGCTCGCGCGCAACCGGATGTCGAAGGCGCTGCCCAAGGGTATGGAGATCAGCCATTTCTCGGTGCTCAACCATCTCGCTCACATCGGAGAAGAGCGCAGCCCGGCCCAGCTCGCGCAGGCCTTCCACCTGACCCGTGGGGCAATGACCAACACGCTGAACAAGTTAGAATGGGCAGGCTACGTGCACATCCGCCCCGATTGGGATGATGCCCGGCGCAAGATGGTCTCCATCAGCCCATCCGGTCGAGCTGCGCGCGATGCCGCCATCGCCTCGGTCAGCCCCGTCATCGCCGCCATCGTGTCGGAGATCGGCAGCGACAAGGTGCGCTCCATGCTCCCGGTCATGCGAGAGCTGCGCCAAAAGCTCGGCGCCCGCGAAGAGCCATAG
- a CDS encoding carbon-nitrogen hydrolase family protein, translated as MRASLLQLTSSDDPEANLPVMLGMVEQAVQEGADLILTPEVTNCVSSSRTRQQQVLRHEPDDPTLAAFREAAARLGKHLLLGSIAVKTDDPDGRFANRSFLIGPSGEVVARYDKIHMFDVQVSETETYRESAGYRPGNVSVLAQTPLAAIGLTICYDLRFPHLYRGLAKAGAQIIAVPSAFSPGTGPAHWQPLLQARAIETGAYVLAPAQCGTHPGTAGRTRRSHGHSLVVSPWGEVLADGGDAPDVITVDLDLSDVDDARHKIPALTHDRPFEGP; from the coding sequence ATGCGGGCTTCCCTCCTCCAACTCACCAGCTCCGATGATCCCGAGGCCAACCTGCCGGTGATGCTCGGGATGGTCGAACAAGCCGTGCAGGAGGGCGCCGACCTGATCTTGACGCCAGAGGTCACCAACTGCGTGTCCTCCAGCCGCACCCGCCAGCAGCAAGTGTTGCGCCACGAGCCTGACGACCCAACGCTTGCCGCCTTCCGCGAGGCCGCCGCACGCCTCGGCAAGCACCTCCTCCTCGGCTCCATCGCCGTCAAAACAGACGATCCCGATGGCCGATTTGCCAACCGTTCCTTCCTGATCGGGCCGAGCGGTGAGGTCGTCGCGCGGTATGATAAGATTCACATGTTCGACGTTCAGGTGAGCGAAACGGAAACCTACCGCGAGAGCGCGGGCTACCGACCCGGAAACGTCTCTGTCTTAGCCCAAACACCGCTGGCAGCGATTGGCCTCACCATCTGCTACGATCTCCGCTTCCCGCATCTCTATCGCGGTCTGGCAAAGGCGGGCGCTCAAATCATCGCCGTCCCATCCGCCTTCTCGCCCGGCACCGGCCCAGCGCATTGGCAGCCGCTGCTGCAAGCCCGTGCCATCGAAACCGGGGCTTACGTGCTCGCCCCCGCCCAATGTGGCACCCATCCCGGCACCGCAGGACGCACCCGCCGCAGCCATGGCCACTCGCTCGTTGTGTCCCCTTGGGGTGAGGTGCTGGCGGACGGTGGTGACGCACCCGATGTGATCACAGTTGACCTGGACCTCTCCGATGTGGACGATGCGCGCCACAAGATCCCCGCGCTAACCCATGATCGCCCTTTCGAAGGCCCCTGA
- the grxC gene encoding glutaredoxin 3, with amino-acid sequence MPVPIEIYTTPICGFCTAAKRLLASKGVEFTEVNLFEEPGRRSEMMDRSGGRHTVPQIFIGETHVGGCDDLYELESAGKLEPMLA; translated from the coding sequence ATGCCCGTGCCAATCGAGATCTATACTACACCCATCTGCGGCTTCTGCACGGCCGCCAAACGCCTCCTCGCCTCCAAGGGCGTCGAATTCACCGAAGTGAACCTGTTTGAAGAGCCCGGCCGCCGCTCCGAGATGATGGACAGATCAGGCGGCCGTCACACCGTGCCGCAAATTTTCATCGGCGAAACCCATGTTGGCGGGTGTGATGATCTCTACGAATTGGAGAGCGCCGGCAAGCTCGAGCCAATGCTCGCCTGA
- a CDS encoding ComF family protein yields MAMQRLLQVIYPDHCLSCGAVSGSEGGLCADCWRDTAFINGLVCDTCGAPLPGDDDPDKAPTLTCDDCLRIARPWSRGRSALLYRGNGRRIVLALKGSDRADLAQSVAPWLARAAAPIYEPGMLISPVPLHWIRLFKRRYNQSALLARALANELGAPSCPDLLQRTRATPRQEGLGAQARFANMAEAIRPHPKRRHRMAARKVMLVDDVMTSGATLAACADACLASGAAEVRVLTLARTVKDA; encoded by the coding sequence GTGGCGATGCAACGGCTTCTGCAGGTGATTTATCCTGATCACTGCCTGTCCTGCGGTGCCGTCAGTGGCTCCGAGGGCGGGCTTTGCGCCGATTGCTGGCGGGATACGGCCTTCATCAACGGCCTCGTCTGCGACACTTGCGGCGCGCCCCTCCCCGGCGATGACGACCCGGATAAGGCCCCCACCCTCACCTGTGACGATTGCCTGCGCATCGCACGCCCATGGAGCCGTGGCCGCTCTGCTTTGCTCTACCGAGGCAATGGACGGCGGATCGTTCTGGCCCTGAAAGGCTCTGACAGGGCCGATCTGGCGCAATCCGTGGCCCCCTGGCTCGCCCGCGCCGCCGCCCCCATCTACGAGCCGGGCATGCTCATCTCGCCCGTGCCTCTGCACTGGATCCGGCTGTTCAAACGCCGCTACAACCAATCGGCCCTGCTCGCCCGCGCCCTCGCCAATGAGCTGGGCGCGCCCTCTTGCCCCGACCTCCTGCAACGCACCCGTGCCACGCCCCGGCAAGAAGGGCTCGGAGCCCAGGCCCGATTTGCCAACATGGCCGAGGCCATCCGCCCCCACCCAAAACGCCGCCACCGCATGGCGGCCCGCAAGGTGATGCTGGTCGATGACGTGATGACCTCCGGCGCCACCCTCGCCGCCTGCGCCGATGCCTGCCTCGCGTCCGGCGCAGCAGAGGTTCGGGTGCTGACACTGGCGCGAACGGTCAAGGACGCCTAA
- a CDS encoding SAM-dependent methyltransferase, producing the protein MAQPPQLTDRKALARNRARARPDALFLHAQAIDEIKERLSEVNRTFTAPCVVTGFPELWGEAFPDARIISDDDLLEIEEGAHDLVIHGLALHWASDPVGQLVQARRGLQPDGLFIGAMLGGETLAGLRAALAEAEVAQTGGLSPRVLPMGEIRDLGALLQRAGYVLPVADAFPLEVSYADTLALMRDLRAMGEANAMTARLKAMTRRAVLLGAAALNDASAGPDGRIRAVFETVFLTGWSPGPNQPQPLRPGSATTRLADALGTQELGPEGGKR; encoded by the coding sequence ATGGCCCAGCCACCCCAGTTGACCGATCGCAAGGCCCTTGCCCGCAACCGTGCCCGTGCCCGGCCCGACGCGCTGTTTTTGCACGCGCAGGCCATCGACGAGATCAAGGAAAGACTCAGCGAGGTTAACAGAACCTTTACGGCGCCCTGCGTTGTGACGGGTTTTCCTGAATTGTGGGGCGAAGCCTTCCCCGATGCGCGGATCATCAGCGACGATGATCTACTTGAGATCGAAGAGGGGGCCCATGACCTTGTGATCCACGGTTTGGCGCTGCATTGGGCCAGCGACCCGGTGGGCCAACTGGTGCAAGCGCGGCGGGGGTTGCAACCTGACGGGCTGTTCATTGGTGCGATGCTGGGGGGCGAGACGCTGGCCGGGCTGAGGGCCGCGCTGGCAGAGGCGGAAGTGGCGCAGACCGGGGGGCTCAGCCCGCGGGTGTTGCCGATGGGTGAGATACGCGACCTTGGGGCGTTGCTACAAAGGGCCGGGTATGTGCTGCCGGTGGCAGATGCCTTTCCGCTTGAGGTTTCATACGCCGACACACTGGCCCTGATGCGTGACCTTCGCGCGATGGGGGAGGCCAACGCGATGACCGCCCGCCTCAAGGCGATGACACGGCGGGCCGTGCTTTTGGGGGCAGCCGCGCTGAATGACGCAAGCGCCGGGCCGGATGGGCGCATTCGGGCTGTATTCGAAACCGTTTTCCTCACCGGATGGTCGCCGGGGCCGAACCAGCCACAGCCGCTCCGGCCCGGATCGGCCACCACGCGGCTTGCTGATGCGCTTGGCACGCAGGAGCTTGGGCCCGAGGGTGGGAAGAGGTGA
- the hemH gene encoding ferrochelatase: protein MSHLPPDHPPVKPRKIGVLIANLGTPDSPGYWDMRRYLNEFLSDKRVIDYPAWKWQPILQGIILTKRPFSSGKNYELIWDKAKNMSPLMVITMAQTEALRARLAQEYGDQVMVDFCMRYGNPSTESKVAEMVAAGCDKIIFFPLYPQYAGATTATANDQFFRALMKEKWQPAVRTVPAYFDRPSYIDALAASVEEKLGDAELLVCSYHGMPKRYLMEGDPYHCQCQKTTRLLREKLGLPEDKIITTFQSQFGPEDWLRPYTVEEVAERAKAGVKKIAVVAPAFSADCIETLEEIEGEIRESFEEAGGESFTYIPCLNERPDHIEALADAVKENLGGWI, encoded by the coding sequence GTGAGCCATCTGCCGCCCGACCATCCGCCCGTAAAGCCACGCAAGATTGGCGTGTTGATTGCCAACCTCGGCACGCCCGACAGCCCGGGATACTGGGACATGCGGCGCTATCTGAACGAATTCCTCAGCGACAAACGGGTGATCGACTATCCGGCGTGGAAGTGGCAGCCGATCCTGCAGGGGATCATCCTGACCAAGCGGCCCTTCAGCAGTGGCAAGAACTACGAGCTGATCTGGGATAAGGCGAAAAACATGTCGCCGCTGATGGTGATTACCATGGCGCAGACCGAGGCGCTGCGGGCGCGGCTGGCGCAGGAGTATGGCGACCAGGTGATGGTTGATTTCTGCATGCGCTACGGCAACCCCTCGACGGAGAGCAAGGTGGCCGAGATGGTGGCAGCGGGCTGTGACAAGATCATCTTCTTCCCTCTCTATCCGCAATATGCGGGCGCCACGACGGCCACGGCGAATGACCAGTTCTTCCGGGCGCTGATGAAAGAGAAGTGGCAACCGGCGGTGCGGACTGTGCCAGCCTATTTCGACCGGCCCAGCTACATCGACGCGCTGGCCGCCTCGGTGGAAGAGAAACTGGGTGATGCGGAGTTGCTGGTGTGCAGCTACCACGGGATGCCCAAGCGCTACCTGATGGAGGGCGACCCCTACCATTGCCAATGCCAGAAAACGACACGACTCCTGCGGGAAAAGCTCGGCTTGCCGGAGGACAAGATCATCACCACCTTCCAGAGCCAGTTTGGACCGGAAGACTGGCTGCGACCCTATACGGTGGAAGAGGTGGCGGAGCGGGCGAAGGCCGGGGTGAAGAAGATTGCCGTGGTCGCCCCCGCGTTCAGCGCGGATTGCATCGAGACGCTGGAAGAGATCGAGGGGGAGATCCGCGAGAGCTTTGAGGAAGCAGGGGGCGAGAGCTTTACCTACATTCCCTGCCTCAATGAGCGGCCCGACCACATTGAGGCACTGGCGGATGCGGTTAAGGAGAACCTTGGGGGGTGGATCTAG
- a CDS encoding type II toxin-antitoxin system RelE/ParE family toxin, with protein sequence MLLHSRIRHKGLKRLVAKGDQRGLNSGWVPRIKRILNALDVAVSPMELDMPGWRLHELKGERAGTFSVRVTGNWRVTFRWDDEGPYDVHLEDYHGS encoded by the coding sequence ATGCTCTTACATAGTCGAATACGTCACAAAGGGCTAAAGCGCCTTGTAGCAAAAGGCGACCAACGCGGACTGAACTCAGGTTGGGTTCCGCGCATCAAACGGATTCTTAACGCTTTAGATGTGGCTGTTTCGCCCATGGAACTTGATATGCCGGGTTGGCGTCTACACGAACTGAAAGGAGAAAGGGCAGGAACATTCTCGGTTAGGGTCACGGGCAACTGGCGCGTTACCTTTAGATGGGATGATGAAGGCCCCTATGACGTGCATTTGGAGGACTATCATGGAAGCTAG
- a CDS encoding HigA family addiction module antitoxin, whose protein sequence is MEARREGLAFQPPHPGEYLREDILPELGMSVSELAKHLDISRNSASRLINEKASISLDMAVRLGQAFRNGARFWMALQMQHDLWEAERKTTIKVPPLAWGDHSAA, encoded by the coding sequence ATGGAAGCTAGAAGAGAAGGACTTGCATTTCAGCCGCCGCATCCCGGCGAGTACCTGAGGGAGGACATTCTCCCTGAACTTGGCATGTCTGTGAGTGAACTCGCCAAGCACCTTGATATATCGAGAAACTCAGCATCCAGGCTGATAAACGAAAAAGCCTCTATCTCTCTGGATATGGCAGTTCGTCTCGGACAAGCCTTCCGCAATGGTGCGCGTTTTTGGATGGCGCTTCAAATGCAACACGATCTCTGGGAAGCGGAGAGGAAGACCACCATCAAGGTGCCACCCTTAGCTTGGGGTGACCACTCCGCTGCATGA
- a CDS encoding L,D-transpeptidase, whose amino-acid sequence MTDYSDSKFNRRAFLGATAAAAVLPAALRAEQVDPSALGPQAQVRRNISSFRSLDWRPYFSSTRGGAILVDITSRALHYWSADQSVYKLYPTSVPITEDLTRRGRTTVARKVEGPTWSPTPAMKRRNPEWPDFVPAGPDNPLGTHALYLGWTYYRIHGTHDTRKIGRKSSNGCIGLYNEHIAELFSLVRPGAQVLLI is encoded by the coding sequence ATGACCGATTATTCTGATAGCAAATTTAACCGTCGCGCCTTCCTCGGTGCCACCGCCGCTGCCGCCGTTCTGCCCGCCGCTTTGCGGGCCGAGCAGGTCGATCCATCCGCGCTGGGCCCGCAAGCCCAAGTGCGCCGAAACATCTCCAGCTTCCGCTCGCTCGATTGGCGGCCCTATTTCAGTTCCACGCGCGGCGGGGCAATCCTCGTCGACATCACGTCACGTGCCCTGCACTACTGGTCCGCCGATCAGTCGGTTTACAAGCTCTACCCAACCTCGGTGCCGATCACCGAAGACCTCACCCGCCGGGGCCGCACCACTGTCGCCCGCAAGGTCGAAGGCCCCACCTGGTCGCCCACCCCCGCCATGAAGCGCCGCAACCCCGAGTGGCCCGATTTCGTGCCCGCTGGCCCCGATAACCCGCTCGGCACCCACGCGCTCTATCTCGGCTGGACGTATTATCGCATCCACGGCACCCACGACACGCGCAAAATCGGCCGCAAGTCCTCCAACGGCTGCATCGGCCTTTACAACGAGCACATCGCCGAGCTCTTCAGCCTCGTCCGCCCGGGTGCGCAGGTGTTGCTGATCTGA
- a CDS encoding CAP domain-containing protein, with protein MLRMISLIVAGALALSACTPAVTTGPDGSGVRVYNITARDAKEIPFRVLDNVNQLRAARGVNPVELSPQLNAAAATHSRDMAVQNRPWHFGSDGSSPLDRVRRTGYQGRFLGENISETFESEVETLSAWMAQSDTRNVILAPEARNLGIAWHQEENGKIWWTLITGG; from the coding sequence ATGCTGCGGATGATTTCTCTGATCGTTGCAGGCGCGCTGGCTCTTTCGGCCTGTACACCTGCGGTAACCACCGGGCCGGATGGCAGCGGGGTGCGGGTTTACAACATCACGGCGCGGGACGCGAAAGAGATTCCGTTCCGGGTGCTGGACAACGTGAACCAACTGCGGGCCGCGCGTGGCGTGAACCCGGTGGAACTGAGCCCCCAGCTCAACGCCGCTGCGGCAACCCATTCTCGTGACATGGCTGTGCAGAACCGTCCGTGGCACTTTGGCTCTGACGGGTCCAGCCCGCTCGATCGGGTGCGCCGCACTGGCTACCAAGGCCGTTTCCTGGGTGAAAACATCAGCGAGACCTTCGAATCTGAAGTCGAGACGCTTTCGGCATGGATGGCGCAATCGGACACGCGGAATGTGATCCTTGCTCCTGAGGCACGCAACCTCGGGATTGCGTGGCATCAGGAAGAAAACGGCAAGATTTGGTGGACGTTGATCACCGGCGGCTGA